From one Pieris brassicae chromosome 5, ilPieBrab1.1, whole genome shotgun sequence genomic stretch:
- the LOC123710508 gene encoding putative inorganic phosphate cotransporter translates to MTLEEYKIVPTKEVLENGPEKKSVPPVYGYGVRHVQAFFIFVTYALAYLARAHLGVTVVAMTDEIRNIKENTTIANGTDFTFNSALNSSVTEESVWNIYRTYQWPKSTQEMVLSSFFLGYAVMTFASGIICQKWGGKIPLQIAMFVNGILSILSPWIVAWGGWKALSVCRILQGLSQGGMLPGIHTLLANWVPISERGSLSSYVYTGSGLGTVLGFQISGLLASSRFGWPSTFWTIGVLCLLGFTLMTIFSSATPYDHKTITEAEKTYIIGDSGEGTHTQPTIPWKAIFTSTPVWSAIITHIGVAVGYTFFFMQVPTYMHAILKVNVKNSGLLSSLPYVSFVICCIFFGYFSDVLVNKNILTMKNVRRLSNSVGTLGPGLCIVLVSYTENVTLAVICFVAGLGAQSAMHTGWVVNYIDLSPNYSGALMAIGNGLANFCVLVLPILVSNIVKDVTNQIQWRITMFLIGSVMILGNIIFVIFLSTDVQPWNERGYTDSKDNKLKNEKEVLKSNS, encoded by the exons ATGACGCTCGAGGAGTATAAAATAGTGCCTACAAAAGAGGTACTGGAAAATGGTCCAG aaaagAAATCGGTCCCACCCGTGTATGGTTATGGAGTGCGACATGTTCAAGCTTTCTTTATCTTTGTCACATACGCACTGGCCTACCTTGCGCGTGCTCATTTGGGTGTCACTGTAGTAGCAATGACCGATGAAATTAGGaacattaaagaaaatactacTATAGCAAATGGAACGGATTTCACTTTTAACAGTGCATTAAATAGCAGCGTAACTGAGGAGAGTGTATGGAATATTTATAGA ACGTACCAATGGCCAAAATCGACGCAGGAAATGGTGCTGTCTTCATTTTTCTTGGGCTATGCCGTTATGACATTTGCAAGTGGGATAATTTGTCAGAAATGGGGTGGTAAGATACCACTACAAATTGCTATGTTTGTTAATGGAATATTATCGATACTATCGCCATGGATTGTTGCTTGG ggTGGCTGGAAGGCACTATCAGTCTGCCGCATACTGCAAGGACTATCGCAAGGTGGTATGCTTCCAGGCATACACACGTTATTAGCTAATTGGGTACCAATAAGTGAGCGTGGTAGTTTAAGCAGCTACGTTTATACAg GTTCAGGATTAGGTACAGTATTGGGCTTCCAAATCAGTGGTCTCCTGGCATCCAGTCGCTTTGGCTGGCCGTCAACCTTCTGGACCATAGGTGTGCTCTGTCTGCTTGGGTTCACTCTTATGACTATATTCAGTTCTGCTACTCCATATGATCATAAAACCATAACGGAGGCAGAAAAGACGTATATCATTGGTGACTCCGGAGAAGGAACGCACACT CAACCTACAATACCATGGAAAGCGATTTTCACATCAACACCTGTTTGGAGTGCAATCATAACTCATATTGGGGTTGCTGTTGGCTATACTTTCTTCTTCATGCAAGTGCCGACTTATATGCATGCGATACTTaaagtaaatgttaaaaac AGTGGTCTTCTTTCATCTTTACCTTATGTATCATTTGTTATCTGTTGCATCTTCTTTGGATATTTTTCTGACgttcttgtaaataaaaatattctgacAATGAAAAATGTTAGAAGACTTAGTAACTCTGTGG GAACTCTGGGCCCAGGACTATGTATAGTATTAGTGTCGTATACTGAAAACGTGACATTAGCCGTAATCTGTTTTGTGGCGGGTCTTGGAGCGCAGTCTGCCATGCATACGGGTTGGGTG GTTAACTACATCGATCTATCGCCTAATTATAGTGGTGCACTAATGGCTATCGGAAATGGTTTAGCCAACTTTTGTGTCTTAGTACTACCAATACTGGTTTCTAATATTGTCAAAGACGTG ACCAATCAAATTCAGTGGAGAATTACGATGTTTTTAATAGGAAGCGTAATGATCCTTGGGAACATCATATTTGTCATCTTCCTATCGACTGATGTACAACCCTGGAACGAAAGAGGATATACAG ATTCTAAAGATAACAAACTGAAGAACGAAAAGGAAGTACTCAAAAGTAACTCATAA